In Solenopsis invicta isolate M01_SB chromosome 13, UNIL_Sinv_3.0, whole genome shotgun sequence, one DNA window encodes the following:
- the LOC120359373 gene encoding LOW QUALITY PROTEIN: uncharacterized protein LOC120359373 (The sequence of the model RefSeq protein was modified relative to this genomic sequence to represent the inferred CDS: inserted 2 bases in 1 codon; substituted 1 base at 1 genomic stop codon) gives MRAWKRNLIENPPAAGSRILEAILPHLDEWVGRPFGGLSYRTTQVLTGHGCFGEHLCRIKKEPTTRCHHCGAARDSAQHTXCPAWEELRXVLRAEIGNDLSLPAIISQMVGRESAWKAVSSFCEQVMLQKEEAEKVRERRPGERMPPGNANSGRDGRDEDHDPTWLPPRPPRRRRTAPRPPGSSG, from the exons atgagagCGTGGAAGAGAAATCTCATCgaaaacccgccggcggccggatctcggatcctGGAGGCCATCCTACCGCacctggacgaatgggtgggccgcccgtttggcggcctgtcctacaggacgacacaggtgctcaccgggcatggttgcttcggtgaACACCTATGCAGGATTAAGAAGGAACCAACGACacggtgccatcactgtggtgccgcccgggactccgcgcagcacac ctgcccagcgtgggaagagctgcgctgAGTCCTGAGGGCGGAAATAGgtaatgacctctccctgccggccatcattagccaaatggtcggcagggagagtgcctggaaagcggtctcctccttctgcgaacaagtaatgctgcagaaggaggaggccgagaaggtgagagagaggcggccgggggAACGAATGCCCCCCGGCAACGCAAATAGTGGCAGGGACGGCAGGGACGAGGAccatgacccaacttggctcccgccccggccgcccAGACGAAGAAGaactgccccccgtcctccgggctctagtggc
- the LOC105206921 gene encoding uncharacterized protein LOC105206921 has protein sequence MVCWIYTAILRPRLTYAAVVWWPRARKKAAMVALEHIRALILRGALGAMRTTPVAAMGILLGIEPLHQVVMEAAAIAAHRLACELKWKEGTAHTKFPSGVLTNSIFRMRQDRMPAVRALDRRFKVQVTGPADEIEPGAPVQAWDGDVWFTEGSKTGTSSGAGIVCRQRRVAESLPLDGYATVFQTEIVAILRCAQLALEVKETGGRVRICSDSQAAIKALEAPFYTSRLVWDCRNALEKLAKDKEVIVTWVTGHSGIEGNEEADRFARAASRMEVFGPGPVLGVPFCLGRERLRTWLRNEHLEFWKNELRTKCRQAGALLGETPSEGLVRDIRSLSRRDARLVVQILTGHGALNYHMHRLGRSDMTEYRACGEEEETSLHILCDCPAYAGLRLKLLGSAFPEPGQSSRLPMRDLSLFWRESGLP, from the coding sequence ATGGTCTGTTGGATCTACACTGCTATACTTCGACCCAGGCTCACCTACGCAGCAGTTGTGTGGTGGCCTAGGgcgcggaagaaagcggcgATGGTGGCGCTCGAGCACATCAGGGCTCTGATTCTAAGAGGGGCCCTGGGTGCGATGCGAACCACGCCGGTGGCAGCCATGGGCATTTTGCTCGGGATCGAACCACTTCACCAGGTGGTGATGGAAGCGGCGGCGATCGCTGCACACCGACTAGCCTGCGAACTGAAGTGGAAGGAGGGGACTGCGCATACTAAGTTCCCCAGCGGCGTGCTGACCAACTCCATCTTCAGAATGAGGCAGGACAGGATGCCAGCAGTTCGGGCCCTGGACAGGCGCTTTAAAGTGCAGGTCACAGGGCCCGCGGACGAGATTGAACCCGGAGCACCGGTTCAGGCCTGGGACGGGGACGTCTGGTTCACAGAGGGCTCCAAGACGGGTACGAGCTCCGGCGCAGGCATTGTTTGCCGACAGAGAAGGGTGGCGGAAAGCCTGCCCCTGGATGGGTACGCCACGGTTTTCCAGACGGAGATTGTGGCGATCCTGAGATGTGCCCAACTGGCCCTGGAAGTGAAGGAGACAGGTGGGCGCGTGAGAATATGTTCGGACAGTCAAGCTGCCATCAAGGCACTCGAAGCTCCGTTCTACACCTCGCGGCTGGTCTGGGACTGCAGAAATGCACTGGAGAAGCTGGCGAAAGACAAAGAAGTCATCGTGACCTGGGTCACCGGTCACTCGGGGATTGAAGGCAATGAAGAGGCCGATCGGTTCGCCAGGGCCGCATCAAGAATGGAGGTGTTCGGGCCGGGACCGGTGCTGGGGGTCCCTTTTTGCCTTGGCAGGGAGAGGCTTCGGACCTGGCTGCGGAACGAGCACCTCgagttttggaaaaatgagcTGAGGACCAAGTGTCGACAGGCCGGGGCTCTACTGGGGGAAACACCCAGTGAGGGCCTAGTCCGGGACATAAGGTCCTTGAGCAGAAGGGACGCCAGGCTAGTGgtgcaaatactgactggcCATGGAGCCCTCAATTACCACATGCACAGGCTGGGCCGTTCCGATATGACCGAGTATAGGGCTTgtggggaggaagaggagacaagtctccacattCTTTGCGACTGTCCGGCCTACGCGGGGTTAAGACTAAAATTACTAGGCTCGGCATTTCCCGAGCCAGGGCAGAGTAGCAGACTACCTATGAGGGACCTGAGTCTCTTCTGGAGGGAATCGGGGCTCCCATAG